In the Hordeum vulgare subsp. vulgare chromosome 7H, MorexV3_pseudomolecules_assembly, whole genome shotgun sequence genome, one interval contains:
- the LOC123409833 gene encoding uncharacterized protein LOC123409833, protein MLLLRASPAPAAASAVPISSFFAATTPAYATNRSSFSPAARCSVGNLSPVQFEPLRADADADADPDPDFFQAGPATADGEDQYQTKPQPQKEHGGKEEDDQEGKKGGINVPRQRYIAVPKAALLDAALSLFPAQPAAAEDFRRFARCLDAVLHAEHKETLEQMRAYYMLRDDEDEQAQGQTSSAASGGAQPTVNGRGSGLFGMSQDGDDDDGRMSFLSRSLDWKTLLGLSPGPAPVSPTRVAFATHFQRAFMSLLRNAQFEELSAQDLLLTYSLNSDYLLTLPVYVDWKKAAESNAIIFRRGYSTESQKGLLLVEKLDYLQSKLLQKIFFSLSKPLGKLGKWTNEALKKSTGSPGFQIWIDKLKLWLKEQTYAENSLLLIENYSRGKLTPDQLPDADLPIWIAAQRAVSRYEGFLSPVGPRGRLLRRVLTWTGLIPSLPEATLKSDTETKQSEGYVRPNFLPRITLANIWEPASRESCDNNVWEIVKASFGILFAQSTLQEPAFEELIILYSDDSAQSNEKESSEMQMLPPQLKIYQKIPIPDLPVVFPHKKLSFRILDTVRLDIATVIGLLAYVVNYKFESLASSPSAFLLDLAAFTALAILVFRVTLGYKQTRDRYQLLVNKTLYEKTLASGFGSVYFLLDASEQQQYKEALLAYAMLLGRNKYQVSSRASIRDMCEQFMYEKFNAKIEMPIDKAMETLLRLGLVVELSTNGSSSSVIALPCPDAYEILKSRWDSLLEHKT, encoded by the exons ATGCTTCTGCTGCGCGCCAGCCCGGCGCCGGCGGCAGCCAGCGCCGTcccgatctcctccttcttcgccGCGACGACGCCGGCCTACGCTACCAACAGGTCCTCTTTCTCCCCTGCGGCCCGCTGCTCCGTCGGCAACCTCTCGCCGGTCCAGTTCGAGCCCCTCcgcgccgacgccgacgccgacgccgacccCGACCCCGACTTCTTCCAGGCCGGCCCGGCCACCGCCGACGGCGAGGATCAATACCAGACGAAGCCGCAGCCGCAGAAGGAGcacggcgggaaggaggaggacgaccaggagGGGAAGAAGGGCGGCATCAACGTGCCGCGCCAGCGCTACATCGCCGTCCCCAAGGCGGCGCTGCTCGACGCCGCCCTCTCCCTCTTCCCCGCCCAGCCCGCCGCCGCCGAGGACTTCAGGAGATTCGCGAG GTGCTTGGACGCGGTCCTGCACGCGGAGCACAAGGAGACGCTCGAGCAGATGCGCGCCTACTACATGCTCCGGGACGACGAGGACGAGCAGGCTCAAGGCCAGACCTCCTCAGCGGCCTCCGGCGGTGCCCAGCCGACAGTGAACGGCAGGGGCTCCGGGCTCTTTGGCATGTCCcaggacggcgacgacgacgacggcaggaTGTCATTTCTGTCCAGAAGCCTGGACTGGAAGACTCTGCTCGGCCTATCCCCGGGCCCCGCCCCTGTTTCTCCAACCAG GGTTGCATTTGCGACTCATTTCCAGCGCGCCTTCATGAGCCTCCTGCGCAACGCTCAGTTTGAGGAGCTCTCCGCACAGGACCTGCTCCTCACATACTCCCTCAACAGCGATTACCTCCTGACGCTGCCGGTTTACGTCGATTGGAAAAAGGCAGCCGAGTCTAACGCCATCATATTCCG GCGTGGGTACTCAACCGAGAGCCAGAAAGGCCTACTACTGGTAGAAAAACTTGATTACCTACAGTCCAAGTTGTTGCAGAAAATTTTCTTCAGCCTTTCCAAACCCTTGGGGAAACTGGGGAAATGGACCAATGAG GCTTTGAAAAAATCAACAGGGAGCCCGGGATTTCAGATCTGGATTGACAAATTGAAGCTCTGGCTGAAAGAGCAAACTTATGCAGAGAATTCACTGCTGTTGATAGAAAACTATTCTAGGGGCAAACTTACGCCAGATCAATTACCAGATGCAGACCTTCCTATTTGGATTGCTGCACAAAGGGCAGTCTCGCGTTATGAAGGATTTCTGTCACCTGTCGGCCCTCGCGGCAGACTCCTAAGGAGAGTGCTTACATGGACAGGATTAATTCCATCTTTGCCAGAAGCAACGCTGAAATCTGATACTGAAACAAAACAATCTGAAGGCTATGTGAG GCCAAATTTTCTGCCTAGAATTACGCTTGCAAATATATGGGAGCCAGCAAGCAGAGAATCTTGTGACAACAATGTTTGGGAGATAGTGAAAGCTTCTTTTGGCATTCTATTTGCCCAGTCTACTCTGCAG GAACCAGCATTTGAAGAACTCATCATACTTTATTCTGATGATTCTGCTCAAAGTAATGAGAAGGAGAGCTCTGAGATGCAGATGCTGCCGCCGCAGTTGAAAATTTACCAGAAAATACCCATCCCAGATTTGCCA GTGGTTTTTCCTCACAAAAAGTTATCCTTCCGCATCCTTGATACA GTAAGGCTGGATATAGCTACAGTAATAGGATTGTTGGCATATGTTGTCAACTACAAATTTGAGAGTTTAGCCTCATCGCC GTCAGccttccttcttgatctagcTGCTTTTACTGCTCTTGCAATACTCGTGTTCCGTGTGACGCTCGGCTACAAACAGACCAGGGATAGATACCAG CTTCTGGTCAATAAGACCCTTTATGAGAAGACGTTAGCAAGTGGCTTTGGTTCAGTTTACTTTCTTCTAGATGCATCGGAGCAACAGCAG TATAAGGAAGCACTCTTGGCATATGCTATGTTACTCGGCAGAAATAAGTATCAG GTGTCTTCTCGCGCAAGCATCAGAGATATGTGCGAGCAGTTTATGTATGAGAAATTTAATGCGAAG ATTGAAATGCCTATCGACAAAGCTATGGAGACGCTGCTGCGGTTGGGTCTGGTGGTCGAGCTGTCAACTAACGGCAGCTCCTCCTCTGTAATAGCTCTTCCCTGTCCAGACGCTTACGAGATCCTCAAAAGCCGCTGGGATAGTCTGCTGGAGCATAAGACATAG